The proteins below come from a single Papaver somniferum cultivar HN1 chromosome 11, ASM357369v1, whole genome shotgun sequence genomic window:
- the LOC113320118 gene encoding ubiquitin-activating enzyme E1 2-like, with translation MPADYSSISSLIKKSRNDEENQTRVSVATMSLGDENSHEIDGDLHSRQLVVYGRETMRRLFASNILVSGMQGIGADIEKNLILAGVKSVTLHDEGNVELWDLSSNFIFSEDDIGKNRAVASVTKLQELNNVVLFSALSTPLTMDQLSNFEQSCEGRAYCDLSYRDYKGVFVLHRM, from the exons ATGCCTGCTGATTACAGTTCGATTTCAAGTCTTATTAAGAAATCTAGAAATGACGAGGagaaccaaactagggtttctgttgcGACGATGTCTTTAGGTGATGAAAATTCACATGAAATTGATGGGGATTTGCATAGTAGACAACTTGTTGTTTATGGAAGAGAAACTATGCGGAGACTTTTTGCTTCCAATATCCTTGTTTCTGGGATGCAAGGTATCGGTGCAGATATTG AAAAAAATCTTATCCTTGCTGGTGTCAAATCTGTGACATTGCACGATGAGGGAAATGTTGAACTATGGGACTTGTCCAGCAACTTTATTTTCTCAGAGGATGATATTGGAAAGAATCGTGCAGTTGCTTCTGTAACGAAGCTTCAAGAACTGAATaatgttgttttattttctgCTCTATCAACCCCTTTGACTATGGATCAACTCTCTAATTTCGAG CAAAGTTGTGAAGGAAGAGCATACTGTGACTTGTCGTACCGCGACTACAAAGGTGTGTTTGTCCTGCATAGAATGTGA